In Campylobacter sp. 2014D-0216, the following proteins share a genomic window:
- a CDS encoding FAD-linked oxidase C-terminal domain-containing protein, whose translation MQEIHQKFFQDLLGVENAYFDPIHKRAYSYDATKKHYLPDGVLFPRDENDISQILKYCNENKIIVIPRGSGSGFTGGSLAINGGVVLSFEKHMNKILEIDLENLVAVVQPGVINMALQEKAKEYGLFYPPDPASMEYSSLGGNVSENAGGMRAAKYGITKDYVMALRAVLPNGEIIRAGKKTIKDVAGYNLAGILIASEGSLAVLSEITLKLVALPKFKKTAMGIFNSIDEAMNAVYKTLAKGVTPVSMEFLDQLSIQALEQKFQKGLPMDAGAILIADVDGNVEEAIEADLKILQESFYESGVREFKIAKNEQEAADIWFARRNCSQSIAMYGNLKLNEDITVPRSKLPELLKGISEISKKYGFKIPCFGHTGDGNVHTNVMVSDKNNPELVKKGYEAVEEVFKLTVSLGGTLSGEHGIGISKAPFMKLAFNEAEMELMRNIKKAFDPNNILNPFKMGL comes from the coding sequence ATGCAAGAAATTCACCAAAAATTTTTTCAAGATCTTTTAGGAGTTGAAAACGCATACTTTGACCCTATTCATAAAAGAGCGTATAGTTATGATGCTACCAAAAAACATTATTTGCCTGATGGGGTGCTTTTTCCAAGAGATGAAAATGATATCAGTCAAATTTTAAAATATTGTAATGAAAATAAAATCATAGTGATCCCTAGGGGTTCAGGTAGTGGTTTTACCGGTGGAAGCTTGGCTATTAATGGTGGAGTAGTGCTAAGTTTTGAAAAGCATATGAACAAAATTTTAGAAATTGATCTTGAAAATTTAGTCGCAGTAGTGCAACCTGGTGTGATTAATATGGCTTTGCAGGAAAAAGCAAAAGAATACGGTTTATTTTATCCACCTGATCCTGCGAGCATGGAATATTCTTCTTTAGGGGGAAATGTAAGTGAAAATGCGGGCGGTATGAGGGCTGCTAAGTATGGTATCACCAAAGATTATGTAATGGCTTTAAGGGCGGTTTTACCTAATGGAGAAATTATTAGAGCGGGCAAAAAAACCATAAAAGATGTGGCAGGATATAATCTTGCTGGAATTTTAATCGCAAGTGAAGGTTCTTTAGCTGTACTTAGTGAGATTACTTTAAAGTTAGTCGCTTTGCCAAAATTTAAAAAAACCGCAATGGGAATTTTTAATAGCATTGATGAAGCTATGAATGCGGTTTATAAAACCTTAGCTAAAGGCGTTACACCTGTTTCTATGGAATTTTTAGATCAACTTAGTATACAAGCATTAGAGCAAAAATTTCAAAAAGGCTTGCCAATGGATGCGGGTGCGATTTTGATTGCTGATGTAGATGGTAATGTGGAAGAAGCCATAGAAGCAGATCTTAAAATCCTACAAGAAAGTTTTTATGAATCAGGTGTAAGAGAATTTAAAATAGCGAAAAATGAGCAAGAAGCAGCTGATATTTGGTTTGCTAGAAGAAACTGTTCTCAAAGTATAGCAATGTATGGCAATTTAAAGCTTAATGAAGATATTACAGTGCCGCGTTCAAAACTACCAGAGCTTTTAAAAGGTATAAGCGAAATTTCTAAAAAATATGGTTTTAAAATTCCTTGTTTTGGGCATACTGGTGATGGAAATGTGCATACAAATGTTATGGTAAGTGATAAAAACAATCCTGAATTAGTTAAAAAAGGCTATGAAGCTGTGGAGGAAGTTTTTAAGCTTACGGTTTCTTTGGGTGGGACTTTAAGTGGAGAGCATGGCATAGGAATTTCAAAA
- a CDS encoding plasminogen-binding N-terminal domain-containing protein — protein sequence MILLLCCFLAFLQAKNFDLIQTKLEKVDDIYGYVKDDPRILLYSSGIVVHEIDTQKSIIARVSVIGRENGYVKLQFKVFDMLAQDAMPLPNVLPQVGDKIVLNYLYDRALIIAPDKSVYDFVAHKMNGIYFVHPDLFGAHMIQEYRQTPRRSDFRSFCSKNAVGLLVVALEKRAEVVDCQDFGKIEEFSIPPAKSLQIPFYSRITGYKSDIFSLNDEAIGNYYIYYEKLISLTREK from the coding sequence ATTATTTTATTGCTTTGTTGTTTTTTAGCATTTTTACAAGCTAAAAATTTTGATTTGATACAAACAAAACTTGAAAAAGTTGATGATATTTACGGCTATGTCAAAGATGATCCTAGAATTTTATTATATTCAAGTGGTATTGTAGTGCATGAGATTGATACGCAAAAATCTATCATTGCAAGAGTTAGTGTGATCGGGCGTGAAAATGGTTATGTTAAATTACAGTTTAAAGTTTTTGACATGCTAGCTCAAGATGCTATGCCTTTGCCAAATGTGTTACCGCAAGTTGGTGATAAGATTGTTTTAAATTATTTATACGATAGAGCTTTGATTATTGCTCCTGATAAAAGTGTATATGATTTTGTAGCACATAAAATGAATGGAATTTATTTTGTTCATCCTGATTTGTTTGGCGCGCATATGATACAAGAATACCGCCAAACACCAAGAAGATCAGACTTTAGATCTTTTTGTTCTAAAAATGCAGTTGGGCTTTTGGTGGTGGCTTTGGAAAAAAGAGCTGAAGTAGTTGATTGTCAAGATTTTGGCAAGATTGAAGAATTTAGCATTCCGCCGGCAAAAAGTTTGCAGATACCATTTTACTCAAGAATCACAGGCTACAAAAGCGATATTTTTAGTTTAAATGATGAGGCAATTGGAAATTATTATATATATTATGAAAAATTGATTAGCTTAACTAGAGAAAAATAA